The stretch of DNA GAACTAGGAAAATAAAGCTGCTAGCGGGGGCCTCCTCGACTCGACACCGGGGCAAGTAAGGAGATATCAAAACCTCCGTCGAAAAGCCCTTTCCAATGTCCAGATCCCGCGGCCTCCTTAGAGTTCGGGTTAATTGCGCTTGCACAGATTCGCTTCGTTTCTCGTCTCATCAGGTCGCCGCGTCCCCATGATTATCGCCTGCAGACTGCAAAAAACGCGTACCTTGATGAGCGCTGCGAGCGACTTGTTCTTccacgtctccgccgcgatgACGACGTTCGGgtgcgtctgcaggccgACTTCGGATTCCGCCGCCAGGCCGCCAGAGACTTGGCAGAAGTAGAAATACTTGGCCGCACTGTTGCTGTCAGTCAACAGGTTCGCTGCATACACATCCCACAACCCAAAACAAAATGCAtacatgcgtgcatgcatacatgcatatatatattgatgCGGAACTATGTGGACAGAGATGAACCCACAGagaggcggctgcctcgATCGAATCCGAACTGCGATACAAAACAAGGACATCACATGCCGTCCCATCTACAAACATATTTAATTCACAGCTATCTATATCTGTGTACCTCTCGGTCTTTCCACAGATACAAATACGTACGTGTCTCTACCCGTCGACCTATTTACATGTCGCTCCACGATGCTACAGGCGGAGAGGCTCCTCCCCGTCACAGTTGAAGGACGGCTCCAAACGCGGGTTGAGCCGGCTAATTTTGTCTCGAAAGGGTTCTACGAGGATCTGAAGAGACAGCTGCAACCTGTAAGTCCTGCGCCTTACCAACCATCTCCGACCCAACCTTGGTCTCAGTGTCGAAGCCGAGACCGCGGCAGCCCGCGAGCTCTGTGAAACCGGCAGTGATGGCTGGGCAGCACTCCTCTGCAAACAAACAACACGGACACAGACGACACACGAGAGTGTGGCGGGTTCAGCCGCGATGTGTCAGCAGCCAGAGTCACGTCCCACACCGGTTCACGCCAAGTACCTTTTGCACGCTGCTgcacgcgagcgcagcgtcCCACACACGGAGCGCCTCTCAGAGGAGCTGCCGCACAGGTACATGCGCCCTCGATACCCTCTCGCCGTTGGCTCGCAGTGCGGCAtcccctccgcgcgcgatCCAGACTTGCCTGCATCTGTCTGTCTATGATCCTTGTATCTCATTTGTGGTGTCGTGTCTACGCGCAGACCACTGAGCCCTACGAAACCCTGTCTTACTAGTTTGGATGGAGCCGGCGACGACGTCCTTTCCAGTGATTTCCTTGAGCAGCTCGAGAGCTCCGCGAGGGGGAAACTGGCCCAGGTCGACGGAGGGCTCGATGCAGATGACGCGGGCCGCGACGTTCTGGGATGCCATGTACTCAGAGAGGACAGAGGCGTGGAGGAAAGTCCAGCCGACTGTCACCAGCGCGGTAACGCCGGAGTCCTTGatcgccagcgcggcggccttcaggccttcctgcgcacgcacacaGAGCGGAAAACAAAGCCGAGGTTACCGACTCTCCTTGAGGTCCTGAACGATGAGGCTGCGAAGGGAAGACGCCCCGGGACAGGGAGAgtgacgcagagaggagacgcctggtcggagagagacaggcgtgTTCCAGCGCACGCCACGCCCACGCCGACGCTACgctgcgtttttctctcgcaaGGATCCACCATACTCCTCAAGAAGACTGAAGCACGGCGTGTCCCGAGTCCAACTAGCCCTCTGAAACTGCGCCGTGCTGAGGATGcctcccgcctcctgcgTTACCTTGGTGCACAgttcggcctcctcgccctcggtGCGGCCGAGGAGCCTGAAGCCGGGTTGGTtcttctcggcggcggcctccttctCGGTGACGGCGACGTGCTCATTCTTgagcaggccgcgggcgcccctGAAGCCGACGACCTTGCCgccgacgagagcgacgtgCTTGACCAGGCCGTAGAGGACGTTGGACTGGCCCGGGCGCTCTGGaccgaggaggacgacgccgacgctGCACTTGTCTTTGATTTTGTCCCTCTGCAGTTTGCTCGAGCAACCCAGGCAGTCCTTGCACTCTGCGCCGACCTTGGGGAAGAGCTCCTGCACGTGCTTCGCCCAGGCGTCCATGCGCGGATGCGACGAGCTGCACGGGCACTGCGGCACGATCGCCGtgtccttctgcagcagcatcGGGTTCACCGCCGGCTCGCcctccagccgcgcgagacccagtccgcgctgctgcgccgaaggcgcgcggaggacagacagctccggcgcgccggtcAGCGTGAATGGCAAGACTGGTGTCGGCGTGTTCAACTGCATGGGGCCCGGAACCTGGTAGACGTCCGACAAGCGCCACTCGTCGCGAacctgcagcagccgaaATCGACACAACCAAAATAGCCACGTGACGCGACTGCCGGAGCGCACAGAGCCCCGGGCCGAGActgcgggagggggggggggctggccGCTAGcaggagcggctgcgcgccagcAGTGCGGAGAACCCGACACAGGCCGGGCGGAGCTCGAGCGCCTACAACGCGGCCTGACctgagcgaaggcgcggaagagcggGCGCTCGATGTCCACCAGGAACTTCTTGATGACGGGGACGTTCGCCTTGCCCTTGCGGGTCTCCAGGTTCATCATCTTGGTCAGGGGCACACCCGCCGCCTTCCAGTCCTTGGGGTTGGGCGACGCGCTCATGTCCTTCAGGACAGCCATGCAGGCGGTGACCTGCACAGCAGTCGccgaaaaacaaaaaaaaagtgAGCTCGACGAGTGCCGTCCTTCCCCACGAAGCGATCCCCACCGCGGGGACCCTGCCGCaaccggcgcagcagactcCGCGCCTGACCCCTCAGCCCCTTCTGACCCTCCGCATCTATGCGCGACCCAACAAACAGCCTGGCGACACCTCAGCCAACGGCGAGCAGTGTTCAGACTCCGCAGAGGCACTCCCGCGAGGTCAttcggcgcggagggcagtCTGTGCTGATCCGCTGATCGCAGCGCTGGAGAGTCTAACCACACGTCACTCCGGAAAGGCACCTGAGCCTCTTCGAAACTTCAAGACGGTAGAGGAGACAGGAGTGCCCGCGCGGGGCTTGACAGTCTGCTCACCTTGTTTTGGAtgagggcgccggcgacgttACCCAAGCCGTAGCAGTAGGTGGCGTCGAAGTCCGAGGgaaagccgctgcggccctcGTAGCCCAAGTAGTGGGACTGTGCGTGGAAGCTGCCCTTGAACTGACGCTTCACGAGCTCGGCCTCAGTCATCTGCATGAGCAGCTTCTCGGTGTGAATCATGGCCACCTACGAGGTCACCCAGCACAACACCCTCGCGAAAAAGTGGATACAAACACATCGACCGGCCGCACAGACTCAGCTGCAACCACATTTGCATGCTAAATCGTGAGTCGGCGgcatacacatgcatacaggCCCGTCAAACACATTCAGCTTCGCCCGTCTCTACGAAGAGCAGAAACGGGAAGCACGCggaaagacgacgcgcggatAAACCAAATAGTGTGGCGAAACACATACGCAGAGAAACCCAAGCGCATGTATACGCACAGATATGCGTAGATGTGAGTAGAGATTCCACTTACCTGCACGTTTCCGTGGGGGTCACGGTCGAGGAGAAGTTGCTGGCGCGTGGACTCCGGCAGGTCCTCGAAAaccgcgcggctctcgggCGTCAGCTTCGAAACTTCGAAGTCGCCGGCTGCCACGATGTGGTTAATCTCGTTGATGAGCACGCCAACCTGAAGAAACGACACCACCAGTCAGGGAGCACGCTGTCGCTCCTCGCCATCCCAGAGGccaccgccgcgcggcaTCCGATAGACTGAGACACAGTTAATCCGCGCAAGTACTCGAATGCAAGAAAAGGTGAACAGCAGGTTCGAGGATCTCTGGAGCCACAGGCGGACACTCGCTCACCCTCCACAAAAGTGCCCGGCCTGGATCGCTGCACCCCTGAAGGGCATCGACCGGCCCCCGCCACTCGTCCCCCGCCAGCCCACTAGAGTGCACATTTACACATCCCATTCCCTCGAGTAGTACGCGAGGCCCGGTGTCTTTCCTGCGCCTACCTCAGGAATGAACTCGATGAGACCTTCGGGCAGCAGCACGATGCCGTATTGCTTGCCGCTGGCGTAGCGGGCCTCGACGAGATCGACGAGCGCCTGGACCAGCTCGCGGAGAGACTGCTTCTTGGCCAGcacttcctcgcctgcgcaccCACAGAAGAAGCGGTGATCGAGTCGCTCTAGGTCTAAGCCCAGGACCATCTCGCGGACGTCTCGctcgtgtctctgcggcggacaTCGCCTGAAGCGCGACCCTACACGGAACGCGACTCGCGGCAGATTCACTGAGGGGCTGCTCGCCCTGcatcttcttcctttttcgGTGCGAAGATGCAGGGCGAGCAGCCCCTCGGAAAGGAACGCGGCAAGCAGAGCCaacggcgcgcgacgcgcgacacAGCCGACTTACCGATGAAGGTGTAGTTCGGGTGCGTCTGCAGAGCACACTCCAGGGTGAtcagcgaggcgctgcggcccaTAAGACGCACGAAGTGGTACGTCTTGCCTGCGAGAAAAATACACAAGCCCTCCGTTTCTCGCAcgatctatctatctactcCCCGAGAAAacacgcctcctcgcctccctgcacagacacgcgcatgcgcggcacGCCTCCACGCCCCCCCTTCTCTGGCTCGGAAGTCGTGTTCTCGAGAACTAACGCGGTACCAGGAACTTGCACGCATGAATATAGTTATAtaacgacaaggacatgagcCTACTGGAATTTACAATACAAAGTTGAACTGCGTAAAGATCACTATGCATCGATGTTGAGGCGTGCATCGATGTTTGTCAGGAGCAACAGAACGCCGGAGCGCGCCCTCTCAGCCACTCTGCACCCGCCGCGTGAAGGGAGGTGCGCCCCTCGCCCCAGCCCCCCCATCAAGGTTTCTGTCATCGGGGCTTCGTAGTCTCACCGCGGGTCATCGCGTCGCACATCAGGTTGCCGATGGCCTGGCAGTACGTCTTGCAGGCGGTGTCGAACCCGAAGGAGATCTCGACGAAGCGGTTCTTCAGGTCTCCATCAATGGTCTTGGGGCAGCCAATCACGCAGGTGGAGCTTCCCTTGGACTGAGAGAAAACCGCGCAGACACAAATGAATGAATCAAGTCGGTTGCGGATGCGGAGAGATGTGTGTCCGCAGCGATGGCGCCCGCGCTTCAGCTCCATGCAGCAGAGTCTCGAAACGAACCGTTCCCTCTCATCCCCATGAGGCTCTCGAACTCCTCCGCTCGCTTCTcagctgcgctcgcggccggtCTCTAAAGAGACGGGGGCCGCGCGCACACCCGTCGAAGCGACCGCCTACGCATGTGTCTGAgacctcctcgcggcgcaccTTCAAACTTGCCCCTAACTACTCTCCTCGCACcagccgccccccctccttcgccttttgaccgcctcgcctcgcgcttcctcggcctccATGCGGCCTACTGCGTATCCCACTATGCTGCACACTATCGCCGGCACATCCacggctctctgcgcctgagGATTGCCCTTGGGCCGCTGCAGTACCTTCGCCCTACCTTGAAGAACTCCGCGAGGATCGCGGCGTTGGTGTTGGAGTCGTCGCCTCCGATAACCACGAGACCGTTCAGGTTGAGTTTCTCGCAGACTTCCAGACTCTTTTCCTTCTGCTCTTCAGTCTCGATCTTGTGACGGCCGCTGCGGATCATGTCGAAGCCGCCCATGTTTCTGTAGCGGTCGATGATCTCGGGTGTCAGCTCCACGTATTCGTGGCTGTACACGCCATGGGGGCCGCCCAGGAAGCCGAACACGGTGCTGCTCGGGTTGACCTGGAACACGCAACAGACACACCCAGATAACGAaaacgagaagacgcgcatTGCTCTCCGTTCTTCGTCGCACAAATCGAATAGATCAAGCAAGCGCACACCCACGGGAGCTCTTTGGGGCTCGGTGACCCCACTATCCCTCCCCTCTGAATCCTGCCGCCATTTCCCTAGCGCCTCTCCTTCACGCCTAACGTCGACGGGCTGCGCGTCGAATTCCACACACGTGCGGGGACTCAGCGCCCCGAACTGGTCTCCGGAGACcactttctctctctctctctctgcaccgGGGAGTCGCCCGCTTCGCTCACTCGCTTCACGAAGTCGAAGATACCGCATATGACGTTgtggccgccggcggcctgtcCTCCAGAGAGAACGACACCGACGCGGAGGGGctcggcggaggcctgcTGGCCGGCCGAGAGCAGACAGAAAGGCGTGTTGATCGTGTTGGGGAAGAGGCTCGCCAGAATTTGCTGGTCCTGCTCAGACAGCACGTGCGGCGCGTTGTTCGTCTCATCCTGAAAACACACACAAAAGTTACGCCTCACACAttgcgggctcgccgccttGGAGTGCATGCATCCAGCCGCCCACGTCCACGCCACTGGGACTGGACGCGCCCCGTCGCAGCGCCTGTCTCGCCTTTGTAGAGGCCCTCCGACGTCGCTGGCCAAGAAAAATATTTATGTACGTAAAAACAATGTGCATATAAAGGAAGTGTGTACGTGGATATATCTTAAACACACAGAGCGATCGCGATTCCGCCAAAGATTTCTGGGATACTTCAGAACCGGCGGCGTCCTGCTGGCGACAccggcgccgaaggagcgCTGCCTGTAGACCTCGGAATAGAACATCTCTTCTTGCGAAGGAGAGATGAATACCCGCCTTTTTCCCTACCTGAGCGTTGACGAGGTCGGTATCCTTGCACACGGACGtgacgacgccggcgcccgcggaaaACACCGGCGGCAAAACCGGCTTGAactggcggcgagcgagctgcGAGGACACCAGCCATCCACTCGGGCGAGACTTCACAAATGAGGGCGCGGAGCAGCGGCGTCCCACATCGAAACTGTGATACTTGAGACACCTCGAcacgtctgcgtgcgcggcaaTCGCCTGCACGGCACATCCCTTCACGGTTAGGatgcaggcgctcgcggcgcacgcacGCAACCAGCTACCTCTACAATTCCACACCTTCCCCCCTGCCCACAGCGAAGAACAACTaacagcgaagaagagcgaccCCACACACAAGCGGGATCTCCAGGGATGTTCAGGAGGCATGGGAGCCTATGCGTTGCAGCTCGTTGCGGCAGCCCCGCTCACCTCGTTGGGggtcgcgccgtcggcgagcgcagggGAGAAAAGGTGGGCGTGGCTGCGGGCTTGGTTGAGGAAGAACTCCTCAACGGGAccggcagccggcgccgcgttgCTGTGCGCCTTCGAGCCTTtgaagaaggaaaggaaCGTCATCTTGGCACAGTAGAGGCGAACTAGCAATCGGACCTtggaaaaagaaaacacacATACGCTGCGTGAGTTTGTGATTCACACCCTTACGCCCCACCTGTTTTATGCGTTTCGGCGCTAAAAGTCCTTCAAGCGACTCGACAGCAAAGCGATCTAATTCCCAAGCAAATGACTGTGTCTGCTGGAAAGAACAAcccccccgcgcggcgggccgTGAGACGCACACAGGCCCCGCCCGCTCTACGCAGCAGTTCACCAGGCCATCAAatgaagaagaaaggaggGGAACGACGGGACACAACAAGAAGGAAGAGAAAATATCGACACGACAAAGAACCCGCAGACAGTCTCCAACATGTGTGCAACGTAGCGATCCACGCATGAAACGCTCTA from Besnoitia besnoiti strain Bb-Ger1 chromosome V, whole genome shotgun sequence encodes:
- a CDS encoding phosphofructokinase PFKII (encoded by transcript BESB_059640) gives rise to the protein MTFLSFFKGSKAHSNAAPAAGPVEEFFLNQARSHAHLFSPALADGATPNELARRQFKPVLPPVFSAGAGVVTSVCKDTDLVNAQDETNNAPHVLSEQDQQILASLFPNTINTPFCLLSAGQQASAEPLRVGVVLSGGQAAGGHNVICGIFDFVKRVNPSSTVFGFLGGPHGVYSHEYVELTPEIIDRYRNMGGFDMIRSGRHKIETEEQKEKSLEVCEKLNLNGLVVIGGDDSNTNAAILAEFFKSKGSSTCVIGCPKTIDGDLKNRFVEISFGFDTACKTYCQAIGNLMCDAMTRGKTYHFVRLMGRSASLITLECALQTHPNYTFIGEEVLAKKQSLRELVQALVDLVEARYASGKQYGIVLLPEGLIEFIPEVGVLINEINHIVAAGDFEVSKLTPESRAVFEDLPESTRQQLLLDRDPHGNVQVAMIHTEKLLMQMTEAELVKRQFKGSFHAQSHYLGYEGRSGFPSDFDATYCYGLGNVAGALIQNKVTACMAVLKDMSASPNPKDWKAAGVPLTKMMNLETRKGKANVPVIKKFLVDIERPLFRAFAQVRDEWRLSDVYQVPGPMQLNTPTPVLPFTLTGAPELSVLRAPSAQQRGLGLARLEGEPAVNPMLLQKDTAIVPQCPCSSSHPRMDAWAKHVQELFPKVGAECKDCLGCSSKLQRDKIKDKCSVGVVLLGPERPGQSNVLYGLVKHVALVGGKVVGFRGARGLLKNEHVAVTEKEAAAEKNQPGFRLLGRTEGEEAELCTKEGLKAAALAIKDSGVTALVTVGWTFLHASVLSEYMASQNVAARVICIEPSVDLGQFPPRGALELLKEITGKDVVAGSIQTKECCPAITAGFTELAGCRGLGFDTETKVGSEMVANLLTDSNSAAKYFYFCQVSGGLAAESEVGLQTHPNVVIAAETWKNKSLAALIKFVVDAVKTRAAAKKNFGVAVINENFFALNKELRRLALEVHLHFLVHPPKPATGVSLALSEEEEKQLVEALSGASRDVFVSFPVAFQHKLIRTVEVHQFPKAVMRFPAHELIAAMVADTLKKEKEAGTFSGSFSPLCFEFSDSLRASYPSVYDCSLGATLGHFAAIAAVAHALPTHALHVSVANPTCPPSAWEPMLMTLPAGAAHLHGLSAVSAPVWTSSVSDSSSKKFAGGVVCEPEGSSLFALSDLSCGGCAKQLAMLVEDGMSQTGGWIEGEKYCNPGPLQFGDEPRDFYYSRALWEAMKGAQGGEGCNAAACRDQ